A region from the Chthoniobacterales bacterium genome encodes:
- a CDS encoding glycosyl hydrolase family 8, whose translation MRYGIFAAVLSLFLGGKMAAAERFPFSRHQEYAAGTIRPAQFSQERQDADVARYYDRWKGDFLVRENTGSRIAFGKSGSEHRRTVSEGQGYGLIIVALMAGHDPEAREIFDALWKFSRAHPSHIETRLMAWEVPGESGDSAFDGDMDIAYGLLLADRQWGSEGTMNYRAEALRVIAGILAAEIGPESHLPMLGDWVRGSKYTQWQTRPSDFAPGHFRAFRRAAGDSHWDEVVQATSQVIENLQSSRSPLTGLLPDFAVLDADGRARPAPPKFLEAKTDGDYSYNACRIPWRLATDALLNGDVRSKETAGKLSLWIEKSASGEPEKIRAGYHLNGTQLKGGNYFTGAFAAPFGVAAMLNPSQQAWLDRLYAAVCARHEGYYEDTVTLLSLLVMTGHFWDPTTMK comes from the coding sequence ATGAGGTATGGCATTTTTGCGGCGGTGTTGTCGCTCTTTTTGGGCGGGAAAATGGCGGCTGCGGAGCGTTTTCCTTTTTCGCGACATCAGGAATATGCGGCTGGAACGATTCGGCCTGCGCAGTTTTCCCAGGAACGGCAGGATGCGGATGTGGCGCGGTATTACGACCGTTGGAAGGGCGATTTTCTGGTTCGCGAAAACACAGGGAGTCGCATTGCATTCGGCAAATCGGGCTCCGAGCACCGGCGGACGGTGTCGGAAGGGCAGGGATACGGGTTGATTATTGTCGCGCTGATGGCGGGTCATGACCCGGAGGCGCGGGAGATTTTTGATGCGCTGTGGAAGTTTTCCCGGGCGCATCCGAGTCACATCGAAACGCGTCTGATGGCTTGGGAAGTGCCGGGCGAATCGGGCGACAGTGCGTTTGATGGCGACATGGATATTGCCTACGGATTGCTCCTGGCCGACCGGCAATGGGGCAGCGAGGGCACCATGAATTATCGGGCGGAAGCGCTGCGGGTGATCGCCGGAATCCTGGCGGCGGAAATCGGCCCGGAGAGTCATTTGCCGATGCTGGGCGATTGGGTGCGGGGCAGCAAATACACGCAATGGCAGACGCGGCCCAGTGACTTCGCACCGGGGCATTTCCGGGCGTTTAGGCGGGCCGCAGGCGACTCGCATTGGGATGAAGTTGTGCAGGCGACTTCCCAGGTGATCGAAAATTTGCAGTCGAGTCGCAGTCCACTCACGGGATTGTTGCCCGATTTCGCGGTTCTGGATGCGGATGGCCGTGCAAGACCCGCGCCGCCGAAGTTTTTGGAGGCGAAAACCGACGGCGACTATTCTTACAATGCGTGCCGCATTCCCTGGCGATTGGCGACGGATGCGTTGCTCAATGGCGATGTGCGTTCCAAGGAAACCGCTGGGAAGCTGTCGCTCTGGATCGAGAAATCTGCGTCGGGCGAGCCGGAGAAAATTCGCGCCGGCTACCATCTCAATGGAACTCAGCTGAAGGGAGGCAACTATTTTACCGGGGCTTTTGCCGCGCCATTCGGGGTGGCGGCGATGCTGAATCCCTCGCAACAGGCCTGGCTCGACCGGCTATATGCGGCGGTGTGCGCGCGGCACGAAGGTTACTATGAGGATACGGTGACGTTATTGAGTTTGCTGGTGATGACCGGCCATTTCTGGGACCCGACGACGATGAAGTGA
- the rplL gene encoding 50S ribosomal protein L7/L12 encodes MADTSALVEQLSGLTVLEVADLVKSLEEKWGVSAAAPVAAAAPAAGGAAAAAVEEKTTFDVILKEIGANKIGVIKEVRASVAGLGLAEAKALVESAPKAIKEGVTKEEAEEIKKKIEAAGAKVEIK; translated from the coding sequence ATGGCAGATACCAGTGCATTAGTAGAACAACTCAGCGGCCTGACCGTTCTTGAAGTTGCCGACCTCGTTAAATCCCTCGAAGAGAAGTGGGGCGTTTCCGCCGCAGCTCCTGTCGCCGCCGCCGCTCCTGCAGCGGGTGGTGCAGCCGCCGCGGCCGTGGAAGAGAAGACCACCTTCGACGTGATCCTCAAGGAAATCGGCGCCAACAAGATCGGCGTCATCAAGGAAGTTCGTGCTTCCGTGGCCGGCCTCGGTCTCGCTGAAGCGAAAGCCCTCGTTGAATCCGCTCCCAAGGCGATCAAGGAAGGTGTCACCAAAGAAGAAGCTGAAGAGATCAAAAAGAAGATCGAAGCAGCCGGCGCCAAGGTCGAGATCAAGTAA
- the rplA gene encoding 50S ribosomal protein L1 encodes MQKNRSKRYKAALALVNKDKTYSLEEAVQSLKKFEPVKFDQTVTLSLRLGVDPRQSDQMVRGTCPLPHGSGKLVRVLVFAEGSAAEAAREAGAEYVGFKDMIEKCVGGFQDFDVAIATPAAMAEVRKLGKVLGPRGLMPNPKTGTVTDDTAKAIREVKAGRVEFKLDKNGNVAVPVGKFSFNEAQLVENGKAVIDAIVKARPSAAKGKFVDNIALAATMTPGIKVDASPFLKH; translated from the coding sequence ATGCAAAAAAATCGTTCCAAACGCTACAAAGCCGCTCTCGCTCTCGTCAACAAGGACAAGACTTACTCGCTCGAAGAAGCAGTGCAGAGCCTCAAGAAATTTGAACCCGTGAAGTTTGACCAAACGGTGACTCTTTCCCTTCGACTCGGAGTCGATCCCCGTCAGTCCGACCAAATGGTTCGCGGCACCTGCCCGCTGCCTCATGGCTCTGGCAAACTGGTCCGCGTGCTCGTTTTCGCGGAAGGTTCCGCAGCCGAAGCCGCTCGTGAAGCCGGCGCCGAATACGTCGGATTCAAGGACATGATCGAGAAGTGCGTCGGTGGTTTCCAAGATTTCGATGTCGCCATCGCCACTCCAGCCGCCATGGCGGAAGTCCGCAAACTCGGCAAAGTCCTCGGGCCTCGCGGTCTGATGCCCAACCCGAAGACCGGCACTGTGACCGACGACACTGCGAAAGCAATTCGTGAGGTCAAGGCGGGCCGCGTGGAGTTCAAACTCGACAAGAACGGCAACGTCGCTGTTCCCGTTGGCAAATTTTCCTTCAATGAAGCGCAACTCGTCGAAAACGGCAAAGCGGTCATTGACGCAATCGTCAAGGCGCGTCCATCGGCGGCCAAGGGCAAGTTTGTGGATAACATCGCGCTCGCCGCGACCATGACTCCCGGCATCAAAGTGGACGCCTCTCCGTTCCTGAAACACTAA
- a CDS encoding pseudouridine synthase has protein sequence MLLAFHKPFGVLSQFTADGSSNRTLADFGFPKNVYPLGRLDADSEGLLLLSDEAGLNSRLLDPQAAHPRTYHALVERVPGEKSLAQLRLGVVFDGKKSRPCQVEILEPQPLVAPRDPPVRFRKNVADIWIALTLIEGRNRQVRKMTAAIGHPTLRLIRVQVGSFPLGDLAAGKWRELDANERRSVFGK, from the coding sequence ATGCTCCTCGCCTTTCACAAACCCTTTGGCGTGCTCAGCCAGTTCACCGCTGATGGGAGTTCCAATCGAACGTTGGCCGACTTCGGGTTTCCGAAAAATGTCTATCCGCTCGGGCGGCTCGATGCCGATAGCGAGGGTCTGCTTTTGCTCTCCGACGAAGCGGGACTCAACTCGCGTCTGCTCGATCCGCAGGCAGCGCATCCGCGGACGTATCATGCGCTGGTTGAGCGGGTGCCCGGCGAGAAATCGCTCGCGCAACTGCGGCTGGGCGTCGTCTTCGATGGGAAAAAATCGCGTCCATGCCAAGTTGAAATTTTGGAGCCTCAACCGCTCGTTGCCCCGCGCGATCCGCCAGTGCGGTTTCGGAAAAACGTCGCCGACATCTGGATCGCGCTCACGTTGATCGAAGGGCGGAATCGTCAGGTGCGCAAAATGACGGCAGCGATTGGGCACCCGACGCTGCGGCTGATTCGAGTGCAAGTCGGCTCGTTTCCGCTCGGCGATCTCGCTGCTGGAAAGTGGCGCGAGTTGGATGCGAATGAGCGCCGGTCGGTCTTCGGAAAATGA
- the rplJ gene encoding 50S ribosomal protein L10: MRLEKKSIVADLSKSLNASPFLLVTDYTGLRVHQFSELRNRLAGVGAQCHVVKNSFLKKSATELGYPDFSDSLAGQTAIVTGESDVCAAAKVLKSFTAEFQKPVVKMGVLDNALLSADEVKSLADLPSKDVLRATLLGVLLAPASKLVRTLNEPAASLARLLAAKAKQDSENAPAPEVAAEVPAVEASAPSEEAAPAAEAAPEAEAPAA; encoded by the coding sequence ATGAGACTCGAAAAAAAATCCATCGTTGCCGACCTCTCGAAGTCGCTCAACGCCTCGCCTTTCCTCCTGGTTACTGATTACACCGGCCTCCGCGTTCATCAGTTTTCCGAACTCCGCAACCGGCTCGCCGGTGTTGGCGCCCAGTGCCACGTCGTCAAAAATTCATTCCTGAAGAAGTCCGCGACCGAACTCGGTTATCCCGATTTCAGCGACTCGCTCGCTGGCCAGACGGCTATCGTCACGGGTGAATCCGACGTTTGCGCCGCTGCGAAAGTCCTTAAGTCCTTCACCGCGGAATTCCAGAAGCCAGTCGTCAAGATGGGCGTTCTGGACAACGCGCTGCTTTCCGCCGACGAAGTTAAATCGCTGGCCGATCTTCCTTCCAAGGACGTTCTCCGCGCCACACTCCTCGGGGTGTTGCTTGCGCCAGCCAGCAAACTCGTTCGCACGCTCAACGAGCCAGCCGCCAGCCTCGCCCGTTTGCTTGCCGCCAAGGCGAAGCAGGACAGCGAAAACGCTCCGGCTCCCGAAGTTGCCGCAGAGGTTCCCGCAGTCGAAGCCAGCGCTCCCTCCGAGGAAGCTGCGCCTGCTGCCGAGGCAGCGCCTGAGGCCGAAGCTCCCGCAGCGTAA